A portion of the Acidisarcina polymorpha genome contains these proteins:
- a CDS encoding YcbK family protein: MKRVLRAGLVSLSVLAAVCPVRAADESASAAYRLRLYHLHTGERIDVIYRVGDRYLPEPVAELDHFLRDHRTGDIKDYDLKEFDLLHDLLVKLGRPDGEIDIVCGYRTPWSNNYLRQHGHGVAEHSQHMEAKAIDIRIPGVSSAVVRDAALSLQRGGVGYYAQSDFVHVDVGRVRQW, translated from the coding sequence GTGAAGCGAGTCTTACGGGCCGGTCTGGTTTCGCTTTCCGTGTTGGCTGCGGTTTGCCCGGTTCGGGCAGCGGATGAGAGTGCTTCCGCGGCCTACCGGCTGCGGCTCTATCACCTGCATACCGGAGAGCGGATCGACGTAATTTACCGGGTCGGCGACCGCTATCTTCCCGAGCCAGTCGCTGAGCTGGACCACTTTCTTCGCGACCACCGGACTGGCGATATCAAGGACTATGACCTGAAGGAGTTCGACCTGCTGCACGATTTGCTGGTGAAGCTGGGTCGCCCAGACGGTGAGATCGATATCGTCTGCGGGTATCGGACGCCGTGGAGCAACAACTATCTCCGCCAACACGGTCATGGGGTTGCGGAGCACAGCCAGCATATGGAGGCGAAGGCGATCGATATTCGCATTCCTGGCGTGTCGTCGGCCGTAGTCCGCGACGCGGCGCTCTCGCTACAGCGTGGAGGCGTGGGGTACTACGCGCAATCCGACTTTGTGCATGTCGATGTGGGGCGGGTACGGCAGTGGTAA
- a CDS encoding SRPBCC domain-containing protein: MAEKTPLHFVFYIAAPPERVWEGFVSAESNRILFMGAELEVDLKPGGSMNWVGPGADGKRVTYVRGEVLQSEPPKRLQYTFALGSSSKISRVTVELVPETEATRVSVTHDQWAEDDDAYASSADGWPRILSRLKTLIETGKTFKPH; encoded by the coding sequence ATGGCCGAGAAAACTCCGCTGCATTTCGTCTTTTACATCGCCGCACCTCCGGAGAGGGTCTGGGAGGGCTTCGTCTCTGCTGAATCTAACCGGATCCTCTTTATGGGGGCCGAGCTCGAAGTCGATTTGAAGCCGGGCGGCTCGATGAACTGGGTGGGCCCGGGGGCGGACGGCAAGCGAGTCACTTATGTCCGCGGTGAGGTGCTTCAGTCTGAGCCGCCAAAGCGGTTGCAGTACACTTTTGCTCTTGGCTCTTCGAGCAAAATCTCTCGCGTCACCGTAGAACTCGTCCCAGAGACTGAAGCCACCCGGGTCTCGGTGACGCATGACCAGTGGGCGGAGGATGATGACGCCTATGCCTCCTCGGCGGACGGCTGGCCACGTATCCTCTCCCGCCTCAAAACCCTGATCGAAACAGGAAAGACGTTCAAGCCGCACTGA
- a CDS encoding MoaD/ThiS family protein, which yields MKSSTTVRVELPAHLRTLAKVNAEVAVEVHGEVTQRSILDALESRYPMLRGTIRDHVTLQRRPFLRFFACEEDLSFASPDAGLPDAVVSGKEPFLIIGAVAGGSTHS from the coding sequence GTGAAATCTTCAACAACGGTACGGGTTGAGCTGCCCGCTCACTTGCGAACGCTGGCCAAAGTGAATGCGGAAGTGGCCGTCGAGGTCCACGGGGAGGTTACGCAACGATCCATTCTCGATGCCCTGGAATCGCGCTACCCCATGCTGCGAGGGACGATCCGTGACCATGTGACCTTGCAGCGGCGGCCTTTCTTGCGGTTCTTTGCGTGTGAAGAAGACCTGTCCTTTGCTTCTCCCGACGCTGGGCTGCCGGATGCGGTCGTATCGGGCAAGGAGCCGTTTCTGATCATTGGAGCGGTGGCAGGCGGGAGCACACATTCTTAG
- a CDS encoding WD40/YVTN/BNR-like repeat-containing protein produces MSKVRVLVGTHKGAFVLNSDGKRDKWEVSGPHFAGWDIYHLKGSPADPNRLYASQSSGWFGQVIQRSDDGGATWNPVGNQFTYDGVPGTHQWYDGTPHPWEFKRVWHLEPSLNDPDTVFAGVEDAALFKSTDGGATWIELSGLRGHGSGPGWMPGAGGMCLHTILLDPSDPQRIFIAISAAGAFRSDDGGQTWKPINRGLRSLHIPDPVAEVGHCVHHIAMHPQRPGVLFMQKHWDVMRSDDAGDSWQEVSGNLPTDFGFAIDVHAHEPETIYVVPIKSDSEHYVPDGKLRVYRSRSGGHEWEPLTNGLPQSDCYVNVLRDAMAVDSLDSCGVYFGTTGGQVYASSNAGDSWAPIVRDLPAVLSVEVQTLA; encoded by the coding sequence ATGAGCAAGGTACGGGTGCTGGTAGGAACCCACAAGGGTGCGTTTGTCCTTAATTCCGATGGCAAGCGGGATAAGTGGGAAGTGAGTGGACCGCACTTTGCGGGATGGGACATCTATCATCTGAAGGGATCGCCAGCGGATCCCAATCGGCTTTATGCCTCACAGTCGAGCGGCTGGTTTGGGCAGGTCATCCAGCGCTCTGACGACGGCGGGGCGACGTGGAATCCAGTCGGGAACCAGTTCACTTATGACGGAGTTCCGGGAACGCATCAATGGTATGACGGGACGCCGCACCCGTGGGAATTCAAGCGGGTGTGGCATCTGGAGCCATCGTTGAACGACCCCGACACCGTCTTTGCGGGGGTCGAAGACGCCGCACTCTTTAAATCGACCGATGGAGGAGCAACCTGGATCGAATTGTCGGGGCTTCGCGGCCATGGTTCAGGCCCGGGCTGGATGCCGGGAGCCGGCGGGATGTGTCTGCACACCATCCTTCTCGATCCGAGCGATCCGCAGCGGATCTTTATTGCCATTTCGGCAGCGGGCGCCTTTCGTTCCGACGACGGAGGCCAGACGTGGAAGCCGATCAATCGCGGATTGCGTTCGCTGCATATCCCCGACCCCGTGGCGGAGGTGGGCCACTGCGTTCACCACATTGCGATGCACCCGCAACGGCCTGGAGTGCTCTTTATGCAGAAGCATTGGGATGTGATGCGGAGCGATGATGCGGGGGATTCGTGGCAGGAAGTGAGCGGCAATCTGCCAACGGATTTCGGCTTTGCCATCGATGTGCACGCGCATGAGCCGGAGACGATTTACGTGGTCCCGATCAAGAGCGACTCGGAACATTACGTGCCTGACGGCAAGCTGCGCGTCTATCGTAGCCGCTCGGGCGGCCATGAATGGGAGCCGCTGACGAATGGGTTGCCGCAGAGCGACTGCTATGTCAACGTGCTGCGTGATGCGATGGCGGTGGATTCACTCGATTCGTGTGGCGTGTACTTCGGCACGACGGGCGGACAGGTCTATGCCTCGTCGAATGCGGGGGACAGCTGGGCTCCGATCGTGCGGGACCTTCCGGCGGTGCTTTCCGTCGAGGTGCAGACGCTGGCGTGA
- a CDS encoding HD domain-containing protein has product MNSEIHSWRTAVMQYIRREAQPVDKYGHQPRLYALARQIGAGLSYDDDVVFAAAWMHDLGVFIGHRPDDPAELKTWDNVIYAIERTPELLLQFGFPPGKVPEVIEAIRTHQPHRDPQSIEATVLRNADILEQLGAMGILRAVSKVGRDTRYPTFSAVLPVLETALSTLPALLRLPSAKELAESRIEVLERFLASVKVEANGQLN; this is encoded by the coding sequence ATGAATTCCGAAATTCATTCCTGGCGGACCGCCGTCATGCAATACATCCGTCGCGAAGCCCAGCCCGTCGACAAATACGGCCATCAGCCGCGGCTCTACGCGCTCGCTCGTCAGATCGGGGCGGGATTAAGCTACGACGATGACGTCGTCTTTGCCGCCGCCTGGATGCACGACCTCGGCGTCTTTATCGGTCATCGCCCCGATGATCCCGCTGAGCTGAAAACCTGGGACAATGTCATCTACGCCATCGAACGAACACCCGAACTGCTGCTGCAGTTCGGCTTCCCTCCGGGAAAGGTTCCCGAAGTGATCGAGGCCATCCGCACCCACCAGCCACATCGAGATCCGCAGTCGATCGAGGCCACCGTCCTCCGGAACGCCGATATTCTAGAGCAGCTAGGAGCAATGGGCATTCTGCGCGCCGTCTCGAAGGTTGGCCGCGACACCCGTTACCCAACGTTCTCGGCGGTCCTGCCGGTTCTCGAGACAGCTTTAAGCACACTACCGGCGCTCCTCCGGCTGCCATCCGCCAAGGAACTCGCCGAGTCACGCATCGAAGTGCTGGAGCGGTTCCTCGCGTCGGTCAAAGTAGAGGCGAACGGCCAACTCAATTGA
- a CDS encoding copper resistance protein NlpE — protein sequence MTAPQGPVEVFFVDVSINSGEPKSMVLTGIYKGTLPCADCSGLRTELRLYAKGRFDFTDAIYVSTRTYLRGLGEDQSFTDRGQWAVLKGDAVDPNATVYALDPDRPAQVQYLLLQPDGAGLTQLDRKMMPIDAPASVDLTLKRVP from the coding sequence ATGACCGCGCCGCAAGGGCCTGTGGAGGTCTTTTTCGTCGACGTTTCGATCAATTCCGGGGAGCCCAAATCGATGGTGTTGACCGGCATCTACAAGGGAACATTACCGTGCGCGGATTGCTCTGGATTGCGAACCGAACTGCGACTTTACGCAAAGGGAAGATTTGATTTTACCGACGCAATCTATGTGAGCACACGGACCTACCTGCGCGGTTTGGGCGAGGACCAGAGTTTCACCGACCGAGGACAATGGGCGGTGCTTAAGGGTGACGCCGTCGATCCGAACGCGACTGTCTATGCGCTCGACCCAGACCGGCCGGCCCAGGTGCAGTATCTGTTGTTACAGCCAGACGGAGCAGGGCTGACCCAGTTGGATCGGAAGATGATGCCGATCGATGCTCCTGCAAGTGTCGACTTGACGTTGAAGCGAGTGCCTTAA
- a CDS encoding protease inhibitor I42 family protein → MMDTSSSGWRRWRFAVVVVVVLTRPLFAKTVTLTSIDNRSPISLVEGDTLIVTLPSTEPGSYSWREHLTTPSPLTAVREFKVPKQTKNEGLQTFHLNAAAVGKATLAFRLEPLLR, encoded by the coding sequence ATGATGGATACGTCTTCCTCCGGCTGGCGTCGTTGGCGTTTTGCTGTGGTCGTTGTTGTGGTGCTTACGCGGCCCCTCTTCGCCAAGACGGTCACGCTGACGTCGATAGACAACCGATCACCGATCAGCCTGGTCGAGGGAGACACCCTTATCGTCACATTGCCCTCGACTGAACCCGGTAGCTATAGCTGGCGAGAGCATCTGACGACGCCATCGCCGTTGACGGCGGTCCGTGAATTTAAGGTTCCCAAGCAGACAAAGAATGAAGGTCTGCAGACCTTTCATCTGAACGCGGCTGCCGTCGGGAAAGCTACCTTAGCCTTCCGATTGGAGCCATTGCTGCGATGA